In Salinibacterium sp. dk2585, a single window of DNA contains:
- a CDS encoding alkaline phosphatase, giving the protein MKSAFTRTRSALAAGTALGVCLVASPMLAATATAQTDAPSPKNIILLISDGGGYNQFDAANLYESGTARNQVSVDPVTGAIERSEGAPMQVYDEWPVQVGQSHFSANGRASYTPEQAWGDFDWVKSGATDSAAAATALGTGVKTKNGAIGYDAEGKELLTLGEQVKAVGKAAGLVTSVPFNHATPAGFIAHNADRNDYQGLATEMIDSDLDVIMGGGHPHYTDAHTTRPAKNTWISADDFARVSQGQTPYSFIDARSSFEALAAAEETPERVFGLAQVAETLQYNRPGLENDEVLPGTDPFNDVPSLATMTKGALNVLDQDEDGFFLMVEGGAIDWAGHANQTTRTIEEQIDFNDSVEAVNAWVEANSSWEETLVIVTADHETGYLAGPGAGDTWTPMTGGAGELPDVTWHSGSHTNQLVPLFARGAGAEQLEARATSYDSVRGAYLDNTDVGEVIFDFVGYDYSSDASAAGLEARVAAPGTFGTLSLSVAEGVAAFEGNTATLPEVTVRDSRGEVQALGKGWTVSGTSSDLVAGNRVIEADNLRWAPKVLASEGGAQAGPAATLEGPATLAVSDRTSRVGETVLGADLTLEVPADARAGRYGSDIVLTVFPTD; this is encoded by the coding sequence ATGAAGAGCGCGTTCACACGCACTCGCTCGGCGTTGGCGGCAGGTACGGCACTCGGTGTGTGCCTCGTCGCCAGCCCCATGCTCGCTGCGACGGCAACGGCCCAGACGGATGCACCGTCCCCCAAGAACATCATTCTGCTGATCTCTGACGGCGGTGGCTACAACCAGTTCGACGCCGCGAACCTCTACGAGTCGGGCACGGCCCGCAACCAGGTGAGTGTTGACCCCGTGACGGGCGCGATCGAGCGCTCCGAGGGCGCCCCCATGCAGGTGTACGACGAGTGGCCCGTGCAGGTCGGCCAGTCGCACTTCTCGGCGAACGGCCGTGCCAGCTACACGCCCGAGCAGGCGTGGGGCGACTTCGATTGGGTCAAGAGCGGCGCGACCGATTCGGCCGCTGCGGCCACGGCGCTCGGCACCGGCGTCAAGACCAAGAACGGCGCGATCGGCTACGACGCCGAGGGCAAGGAACTCCTCACCCTGGGCGAGCAGGTGAAGGCGGTCGGCAAGGCGGCTGGCCTCGTGACATCCGTGCCGTTCAATCACGCGACGCCGGCGGGCTTCATAGCTCACAATGCCGACCGCAACGACTACCAGGGCCTCGCGACCGAGATGATCGACAGCGACCTCGACGTCATCATGGGCGGCGGGCACCCGCACTACACCGACGCGCACACGACCCGGCCCGCCAAGAACACCTGGATCTCCGCCGACGACTTCGCTCGGGTGAGCCAGGGGCAGACGCCGTACTCCTTCATCGATGCGCGCAGCTCCTTCGAGGCGCTCGCGGCGGCAGAGGAGACGCCCGAGCGTGTCTTCGGACTCGCGCAGGTGGCCGAGACGCTGCAGTACAACCGGCCCGGGCTCGAGAATGACGAGGTGCTGCCCGGCACCGACCCCTTCAATGACGTGCCTTCGCTGGCAACGATGACGAAGGGTGCCCTCAACGTGCTCGATCAGGATGAGGACGGATTCTTCCTCATGGTCGAGGGCGGCGCGATCGACTGGGCTGGCCACGCCAACCAGACGACCCGCACCATCGAGGAGCAGATCGACTTCAACGACTCGGTCGAGGCGGTCAACGCCTGGGTCGAGGCCAACAGTAGCTGGGAGGAGACCCTCGTCATCGTCACCGCCGACCACGAGACCGGCTACCTCGCCGGCCCCGGCGCGGGCGACACGTGGACGCCCATGACGGGTGGGGCGGGCGAGCTTCCGGATGTCACGTGGCACTCGGGCTCGCACACGAACCAGCTCGTTCCCCTCTTCGCGAGGGGTGCCGGCGCTGAGCAGCTCGAGGCGCGCGCAACGTCGTACGACTCGGTGCGCGGTGCCTACCTCGACAACACCGATGTGGGCGAGGTCATCTTCGACTTCGTCGGTTACGACTACAGCTCGGATGCCTCGGCCGCCGGCCTCGAGGCGCGGGTCGCCGCGCCCGGAACGTTTGGCACGCTGAGTCTCAGCGTCGCCGAGGGCGTCGCCGCGTTCGAGGGCAACACCGCGACCCTCCCCGAGGTGACGGTGCGTGACAGCCGCGGCGAGGTGCAGGCGCTCGGCAAGGGCTGGACCGTGTCTGGAACGTCGAGCGACCTCGTCGCCGGCAACCGCGTGATCGAGGCCGACAACCTCAGGTGGGCGCCCAAGGTGCTCGCGAGCGAGGGTGGCGCGCAAGCCGGCCCCGCGGCGACGCTCGAGGGCCCCGCGACACTCGCCGTCTCGGACCGCACGAGCCGCGTGGGCGAGACCGTGCTCGGCGCGGACCTCACACTCGAGGTGCCCGCTGATGCCCGCGCGGGACGCTACGGCAGTGACATCGTGCTCACCGTCTTCCCGACGGACTGA
- a CDS encoding NADPH-dependent FMN reductase has translation MSDLKIGIIVGSTRPGRLGRMVGDWVEANAAAEGVEFELVDLHDYKLPLLEEAYPAGAGNYQGDAANAWASKIGEFDGYLFVTGEYNHSIPGALKNALDYVAAEWNNKAAGIVSYGSMGGVRAGEHLRQVLGELQIADVRQHVMLSLFTDFSGMAEGAPAFTPAENKAEELQTQVSQVVAWANALRAVRVAQETVAA, from the coding sequence ATGTCAGACCTCAAGATCGGCATCATCGTCGGCAGCACCCGTCCGGGCCGTCTCGGCCGCATGGTGGGCGACTGGGTCGAGGCGAACGCCGCCGCCGAAGGCGTCGAGTTCGAACTCGTCGACCTGCACGACTACAAGCTGCCGCTCCTCGAAGAGGCCTACCCCGCCGGCGCCGGCAACTACCAGGGTGACGCCGCGAACGCCTGGGCCTCGAAGATCGGCGAGTTCGACGGCTACCTCTTCGTCACGGGTGAGTACAACCACTCGATCCCCGGCGCACTCAAGAACGCGCTCGACTACGTCGCCGCCGAGTGGAACAACAAGGCCGCCGGCATCGTCAGCTACGGCTCCATGGGTGGTGTTCGCGCAGGCGAGCACCTCCGCCAGGTGCTCGGCGAGCTGCAGATTGCCGACGTGCGCCAGCACGTCATGCTCTCCCTCTTCACCGACTTCTCCGGCATGGCCGAGGGCGCTCCCGCCTTCACGCCCGCCGAGAACAAGGCCGAAGAGCTGCAGACGCAGGTCAGCCAGGTCGTCGCGTGGGCCAACGCCCTCCGCGCCGTGCGCGTCGCGCAGGAGACCGTCGCGGCGTAA
- a CDS encoding MarR family winged helix-turn-helix transcriptional regulator codes for MAAASEIDDSEWMAWRGLQVMQRQLHAALEERLQADASISTPDFEVLSTLASAERNALRSGDLALLMGWERSRLSHQVRRMESRGLIRRRECETDLRGTWIELTDAGRDAVSAALPDHRAALRSLFFDLLSDDEKAALAKVADKVIGAMEPGACDLAERVMGSPEPDAVR; via the coding sequence ATGGCCGCAGCATCCGAGATCGACGACAGCGAGTGGATGGCGTGGCGTGGCCTACAGGTCATGCAACGCCAGCTCCACGCCGCCCTCGAGGAGCGACTGCAGGCGGATGCCTCGATCTCGACCCCCGACTTCGAAGTGCTGTCCACGCTCGCGAGCGCCGAGCGCAACGCACTGCGAAGCGGCGACCTCGCCCTGCTCATGGGATGGGAGAGGAGCCGCCTCTCGCACCAGGTGCGCCGCATGGAATCGCGCGGCCTCATTCGCCGTCGCGAGTGCGAGACCGACCTGCGCGGCACCTGGATCGAACTGACGGATGCGGGACGCGACGCCGTCTCCGCCGCACTACCCGACCACAGGGCCGCACTGCGCAGCCTCTTCTTCGACCTGCTCAGTGACGACGAGAAGGCGGCCCTCGCGAAGGTTGCCGACAAGGTCATCGGGGCGATGGAACCGGGCGCGTGCGACCTAGCTGAACGCGTGATGGGATCACCAGAGCCCGACGCGGTGCGCTGA
- a CDS encoding cation-translocating P-type ATPase, with translation MSGDAFVTGPVADLHLLDASVVAQRLGVDPAAGLSSEEAARRLADDGPNELRGAPPVPAWRKFLAQFREPLTYLLLTAVAISLIAWLLEGAESVPIDAVVIAAIIVLNAVLGYTQEAKAEDAVAALGTMTAAMSTVMRDGALATVPSAELVRGDILVLAEGDSVGADARLVTASALRIQEASLTGESEAVTKSAGTLRGSTSLGDRVNMVYKGTSVVQGVGRAVVTGTGMHTEVGAVAQMLDETTEAPTPLQIETARIGRMLGVVVVAVALVVMITIVLFSGVRTPSDFVVVLLLGVSLAVAAVPEGLPTILSVVLAIGVQRMAKRNAVVKKLSSVEALGSASVICTDKTGTLTRNEMTIERVVTLSGRAEISGVGYKPSGAVLSDGEELSGQQRREVQAVLTAGCLANNAQLTQVDAEWRIQGDPTEASFLVAARKLERDPRAGERFERREEIPFTSQRKMMSTVHGDTNDGRLVLFSKGAPDVLLGRCTRIQWGDTAVPLTEELRRRALDAVEALSGQAFRTLGVAYRRENEGERWTQLDESLEHDLVYLGAVGIIDPPRAEARAAIAEAHRAGIRIVMITGDHPATAARIATDLGIVTAPARVASGAELDDLDDDELQMLTREVCVYARVAPQHKLRLVDALQADGQIVAMTGDGVNDAPALKAADIGVAMGITGTEVTKEAARMILADDNFATIVAAVRQGRMIFDNIKKFLRYLLSSNVGEVLTVFLGVVLAGVIGLSEPGSEALVLPLLATQILWINLITDSAPALAMGVDPEVDDVMARRPRALTDRAIDGRMWGGIVSIGLVMAVATLFAIDLFLPGGLVEGDDSLEVARTAGFTTLVFAQLFNALNARSETSSAFRDLFANHWLWGAIGLGAVLQVAVVQLPFLQLAFGTASLDFAQWAICIALGSTVLWYDELRKLVLRSSS, from the coding sequence GTGTCTGGCGACGCGTTCGTGACGGGCCCGGTCGCCGACCTCCACCTGCTCGACGCCAGCGTCGTCGCGCAGCGGCTTGGGGTCGATCCGGCCGCGGGCCTCTCGAGCGAGGAGGCGGCTAGGCGCCTCGCTGACGATGGACCCAACGAGCTGCGCGGCGCTCCCCCCGTGCCCGCCTGGCGCAAGTTCCTGGCGCAGTTCCGCGAACCCCTCACCTACCTCCTCCTCACGGCCGTAGCGATCTCGCTCATCGCGTGGCTACTGGAGGGGGCGGAGAGCGTGCCCATCGACGCGGTCGTGATCGCCGCGATCATCGTGCTCAACGCCGTACTCGGCTACACCCAGGAGGCAAAGGCGGAGGATGCCGTGGCGGCGCTCGGCACGATGACCGCGGCGATGTCGACCGTGATGAGGGACGGCGCGCTGGCGACGGTTCCCTCGGCGGAACTGGTGAGGGGCGACATCCTGGTGCTGGCCGAGGGAGACTCGGTCGGCGCGGACGCGCGGCTCGTTACCGCGAGCGCACTGCGCATCCAGGAGGCGTCGCTCACGGGAGAGAGCGAGGCTGTCACCAAGTCGGCGGGGACCCTGAGAGGGAGTACCTCGCTCGGTGATCGCGTGAACATGGTCTACAAGGGCACCTCCGTGGTGCAGGGTGTTGGCCGCGCCGTCGTCACGGGCACCGGAATGCACACCGAGGTGGGGGCCGTCGCCCAGATGCTCGACGAAACCACGGAGGCCCCAACGCCGCTGCAGATTGAAACCGCGCGCATCGGCAGGATGCTCGGGGTCGTCGTCGTGGCGGTGGCGCTCGTCGTCATGATCACCATCGTGCTCTTCTCGGGAGTGAGGACACCCAGCGACTTCGTCGTGGTGCTGCTCCTCGGCGTCTCCCTCGCTGTCGCGGCGGTGCCGGAGGGTCTGCCCACGATCCTCTCGGTCGTGCTGGCGATCGGCGTGCAGCGGATGGCCAAGCGCAACGCTGTCGTGAAGAAGCTCAGTTCGGTCGAGGCGCTGGGGTCGGCATCGGTGATCTGCACAGACAAGACGGGCACGCTCACGCGCAACGAGATGACGATCGAGCGGGTGGTCACCCTCTCGGGGCGGGCTGAGATCTCGGGGGTCGGCTACAAGCCCTCGGGAGCCGTGTTGAGCGACGGCGAGGAGCTCTCGGGGCAGCAGCGGCGCGAGGTGCAGGCCGTGCTGACCGCGGGGTGCCTCGCCAACAACGCGCAGTTAACTCAGGTGGATGCGGAATGGCGCATCCAGGGTGACCCCACCGAGGCATCCTTTCTGGTCGCGGCGCGCAAGCTCGAGCGAGACCCGCGGGCGGGCGAGCGGTTCGAGCGGCGCGAGGAGATTCCCTTCACCTCTCAGCGCAAGATGATGTCGACGGTGCACGGCGACACGAACGACGGCAGGCTCGTCCTCTTCAGCAAGGGTGCGCCCGATGTGCTGCTCGGTCGCTGCACACGCATCCAGTGGGGTGACACTGCGGTGCCACTCACGGAGGAGCTGCGCCGCCGGGCGCTCGACGCCGTGGAGGCGCTGTCAGGTCAGGCCTTCCGCACGCTGGGGGTCGCGTATCGCAGGGAGAACGAGGGGGAGCGCTGGACGCAGCTCGACGAGTCCCTCGAGCACGACTTGGTGTATCTGGGGGCGGTCGGCATCATCGACCCGCCGAGAGCCGAGGCGAGGGCGGCGATCGCGGAGGCCCACCGGGCAGGCATCCGCATTGTCATGATTACCGGCGATCACCCCGCCACGGCCGCGAGGATCGCGACGGATCTGGGCATCGTGACGGCGCCGGCGCGAGTCGCCAGCGGCGCGGAACTCGACGACCTTGACGATGACGAACTACAGATGCTGACCCGGGAGGTGTGCGTCTACGCCCGAGTGGCGCCGCAACACAAACTGCGGCTCGTTGATGCCCTCCAGGCGGACGGGCAGATCGTGGCGATGACAGGGGACGGCGTGAATGATGCCCCGGCGCTCAAGGCGGCGGACATCGGCGTCGCGATGGGCATCACGGGCACCGAGGTGACCAAGGAGGCCGCGCGCATGATCCTCGCCGACGACAACTTCGCCACGATCGTCGCGGCCGTGCGCCAGGGCCGGATGATCTTCGACAACATCAAGAAGTTCCTGCGCTATCTGTTGTCCTCCAACGTGGGAGAGGTGCTCACGGTGTTCCTGGGGGTTGTGCTCGCGGGCGTGATCGGGCTGTCCGAGCCCGGCAGCGAGGCGCTCGTGCTGCCCCTGCTCGCTACCCAGATCCTGTGGATCAACCTCATCACCGATTCCGCCCCAGCTCTTGCGATGGGGGTGGATCCCGAAGTCGACGACGTGATGGCGCGCAGGCCCCGCGCGCTCACCGATCGGGCGATCGACGGTCGAATGTGGGGCGGCATCGTCTCCATTGGACTCGTGATGGCCGTCGCGACGCTGTTCGCGATTGACCTGTTCTTGCCAGGCGGACTTGTGGAGGGTGACGACTCCCTTGAGGTGGCGCGCACCGCGGGGTTCACGACCCTCGTCTTCGCCCAGCTGTTCAATGCGCTCAATGCACGCTCCGAGACGAGCAGCGCCTTCCGTGACCTGTTCGCCAACCATTGGCTCTGGGGTGCGATCGGCCTCGGCGCCGTGCTGCAGGTCGCGGTCGTGCAGCTGCCATTCCTGCAGCTCGCCTTCGGCACCGCCAGCCTCGACTTCGCTCAGTGGGCCATCTGCATAGCGCTGGGCTCCACCGTGCTCTGGTACGACGAGTTGCGCAAGCTCGTGCTGCGGTCCAGTTCGTAG
- a CDS encoding helix-turn-helix transcriptional regulator has product MTLPATVTDANCCSTGATPAISVDEAERIARVFKALGDPTRIRLLSLIAAGERGEACVCDLTEPVGLSQGTVSHHMKLLTDAGLVTREQRGRWAYYAITDGALEAAAKALSAV; this is encoded by the coding sequence ATGACCCTGCCCGCCACTGTCACCGACGCGAACTGCTGCAGCACCGGCGCAACGCCAGCGATCAGCGTCGACGAGGCCGAGCGCATCGCCCGCGTCTTCAAGGCGCTCGGCGACCCCACGCGCATCCGCCTGCTCTCCCTCATCGCCGCCGGCGAGCGCGGCGAGGCCTGCGTCTGCGACCTCACAGAGCCCGTCGGCCTCTCGCAGGGCACCGTCTCGCACCACATGAAACTGCTGACGGATGCCGGGCTCGTCACGCGCGAACAGCGCGGGCGGTGGGCCTACTACGCCATCACCGACGGCGCACTGGAGGCCGCAGCCAAGGCGTTGAGCGCAGTATGA
- a CDS encoding NAD(P)-binding domain-containing protein — MSQYPVIVIGAGPQGLAAAAHLSERGLDAIVLERGTTAGSAVSEWGHVRMFSAWPELVDAASARLLEATGWTAPASGYPTGAKWASEYLVPLANALGDRIRFGTRVTGVSRLGRDKVADSNRAAQPFVVHAVGPDGSEQRMLARAVIDASGTWQRPAPAGADGLPALGEPGNRRVSYRIPDDVSECAGRHLVVVGAGHSAIHAVLRLAELGRREPRTRVTWALRRGSAGNVFGGGDSDGLPERAALGARARELVDAGLVTLVTGFRVAEFRTAGDSVTVVSQDGREIADVAHVYALTGFRPDTSILSELRIDLDPALEAVAGIASEIDPNLHSCGTVAATGARQLAQPEPGFFIVGAKSYGRAPTFLALTGYEQVRSVVAHLAGDREAAERNELVLPETGVCGGSGDLGDEAAGGCCAPPVIQIGLRPGAAVGAEA; from the coding sequence ATGTCGCAGTACCCCGTCATCGTCATCGGCGCGGGCCCACAGGGTCTCGCCGCGGCGGCACACCTGAGTGAGCGCGGCCTCGACGCGATTGTGCTCGAGCGCGGCACGACCGCCGGGTCCGCCGTGTCGGAGTGGGGCCACGTGCGCATGTTCTCCGCATGGCCCGAGCTCGTCGATGCCGCCTCCGCCCGCCTTCTCGAAGCGACGGGCTGGACGGCCCCGGCGAGCGGCTACCCGACCGGCGCGAAGTGGGCCAGCGAGTACCTCGTTCCTCTCGCGAATGCCCTGGGTGACCGCATCCGTTTCGGAACCCGGGTCACAGGGGTGAGCCGCCTCGGCCGCGACAAGGTCGCCGACAGCAATCGCGCCGCACAGCCCTTCGTCGTGCACGCGGTCGGCCCAGACGGCAGCGAACAACGGATGCTCGCTCGCGCCGTCATCGACGCAAGCGGCACCTGGCAGCGCCCCGCCCCGGCGGGTGCCGACGGCCTCCCCGCGCTGGGGGAGCCGGGCAATCGCCGCGTCTCCTACCGGATTCCCGATGACGTCTCCGAGTGCGCGGGGCGCCACCTGGTCGTCGTCGGCGCCGGACACTCGGCCATCCACGCGGTGCTGCGGCTTGCCGAGCTCGGGCGGAGGGAGCCGAGAACGCGGGTGACGTGGGCGCTGCGCCGTGGCAGCGCAGGGAATGTCTTCGGCGGCGGTGACTCGGACGGGCTCCCCGAGCGTGCCGCCTTGGGTGCGCGTGCGCGCGAGCTGGTGGATGCGGGCCTCGTCACCCTGGTGACGGGATTCCGGGTGGCCGAATTCCGCACCGCGGGCGACAGCGTGACCGTCGTCTCGCAGGATGGCCGCGAGATCGCGGACGTCGCACACGTCTACGCCCTCACCGGCTTCCGCCCAGACACGAGCATCCTCTCCGAACTGCGCATCGACCTCGACCCCGCCCTCGAGGCGGTCGCGGGAATCGCCTCAGAGATCGACCCCAACCTCCACTCCTGCGGCACGGTCGCGGCGACGGGCGCGAGGCAGCTCGCCCAGCCCGAGCCGGGATTCTTCATCGTGGGCGCCAAGAGCTACGGCCGGGCCCCCACCTTCCTCGCCCTCACCGGCTACGAGCAGGTGCGCAGTGTCGTCGCGCACCTCGCGGGCGACCGCGAGGCCGCCGAACGCAACGAACTCGTGCTGCCCGAGACGGGTGTCTGCGGCGGCTCCGGTGACCTCGGCGACGAGGCGGCGGGCGGATGCTGCGCCCCGCCCGTGATCCAGATCGGCCTTCGCCCCGGCGCAGCGGTGGGCGCGGAAGCGTGA
- the arsB gene encoding ACR3 family arsenite efflux transporter has product MSTLDRWLPLWIALAMVGGVVFGRFVPGLSELLARLEIGGISVPIALGLLVMMYPVLAKVRYDRVAAVTGDKKLLVSSLVLNWLVGPALMFALAWLLLPDLPDYRTGLIIVGLARCIAMVVIWNDLACGDREAAAVLVAINSVFQVFAFSVLGWFYLALLPAWLGLDTQGLDISMGEIAVNVLIFLGIPLLAGFASRFIGERRKGREWYETKFVPRIGPWALYGLLFTIVLLFALQGEQVTSNPTDVARIALPLLAYFSVMWFVGLLAGRALRLGYARSTTLAFTAAGNNFELAIAVAIGTFGATSGQALAGVVGPLIEVPVLVGLVYVSLWLARKWFNTDPYALQSAGPSPQQGASK; this is encoded by the coding sequence ATGTCGACGCTTGACCGCTGGCTTCCCCTCTGGATCGCCCTCGCGATGGTCGGCGGGGTGGTCTTCGGGCGTTTCGTGCCGGGACTGTCTGAGCTGCTCGCGCGCCTCGAGATCGGTGGCATCTCGGTGCCCATCGCGCTCGGCCTGCTCGTGATGATGTACCCGGTGCTGGCGAAGGTCCGCTACGACAGGGTGGCCGCCGTCACGGGCGACAAGAAGCTGCTCGTGTCGTCGCTCGTGCTCAACTGGCTCGTCGGCCCCGCCCTCATGTTCGCGCTCGCCTGGCTGCTGCTGCCCGACCTGCCCGACTACCGCACCGGCCTCATCATTGTGGGGCTCGCGCGCTGTATCGCAATGGTCGTCATCTGGAACGACCTCGCCTGCGGAGACCGCGAGGCCGCCGCCGTGCTGGTGGCGATCAACTCGGTGTTCCAGGTGTTTGCCTTCTCGGTGCTGGGCTGGTTCTACCTCGCCCTGCTGCCGGCCTGGCTCGGGCTCGACACGCAGGGGCTCGACATCTCGATGGGGGAGATCGCCGTCAACGTGCTCATCTTCCTCGGCATCCCCCTCCTGGCGGGGTTCGCGTCCCGCTTCATCGGGGAACGCCGCAAGGGCCGCGAATGGTACGAGACGAAGTTCGTGCCCCGCATCGGCCCGTGGGCGCTGTACGGCCTGCTGTTCACGATCGTGCTGCTTTTCGCCCTGCAGGGTGAGCAGGTCACGTCGAACCCCACGGATGTCGCGCGCATCGCCCTGCCCCTGCTCGCCTACTTCTCCGTCATGTGGTTCGTGGGGTTGCTCGCGGGTCGCGCGCTGCGTCTCGGATACGCGAGGTCCACAACGCTCGCCTTCACGGCCGCGGGCAACAACTTTGAGCTCGCGATCGCCGTCGCCATCGGAACCTTCGGCGCGACATCCGGTCAGGCGCTCGCCGGGGTCGTCGGACCGCTGATCGAGGTGCCGGTGCTCGTCGGCCTCGTCTACGTGTCGCTCTGGCTGGCCCGCAAGTGGTTCAACACCGACCCGTATGCCCTGCAATCTGCCGGGCCATCCCCCCAGCAAGGAGCATCCAAATGA
- a CDS encoding arsenate reductase ArsC, with translation MTSSKPSVLFVCVHNAGRSQMAAGFLRHLGGDRIEVRSAGSMPADQINPIAVEAMAELGIDIAGEQPKVLTTDAVQESDVVITMGCGDVCPIFPGKRYEDWELDDPAGQGLEAVRPIRDDIRARIERVLSDLI, from the coding sequence ATGACCTCAAGCAAGCCCTCCGTTCTCTTCGTCTGCGTGCACAACGCGGGCCGCTCCCAGATGGCCGCCGGCTTCCTACGCCACCTCGGGGGCGACCGCATCGAGGTGCGCTCCGCCGGGTCGATGCCGGCCGATCAGATCAACCCGATCGCGGTCGAGGCGATGGCGGAACTCGGCATCGACATCGCGGGCGAGCAGCCCAAGGTGCTGACGACGGATGCCGTGCAGGAGTCGGATGTCGTCATCACGATGGGCTGCGGCGACGTGTGCCCGATCTTTCCCGGCAAGCGCTACGAGGACTGGGAGCTCGACGACCCCGCCGGCCAGGGCCTGGAGGCGGTGCGGCCGATCCGCGACGACATCCGCGCCCGCATCGAACGCGTACTGAGTGATCTGATCTGA
- a CDS encoding thioredoxin family protein: MDQPAQGVQLELYSSSFCAACRQTRTVLHQVERMLPRLSLVERDIAAHPDLAELDNIVATPTVIIRSPDGAEVQRATGVPSVAQVLHAVALATDAPPQDSGTRA, from the coding sequence ATGGACCAACCGGCGCAGGGGGTGCAGCTCGAGCTGTACTCGTCGAGCTTCTGCGCCGCCTGCCGCCAGACCCGCACTGTGCTGCACCAGGTCGAGCGGATGCTCCCGCGCCTGTCGCTGGTCGAGCGCGACATCGCCGCCCATCCTGACCTGGCGGAACTCGACAACATCGTGGCGACGCCCACCGTGATCATCCGTTCGCCCGACGGAGCAGAGGTGCAGCGGGCGACGGGCGTCCCCTCGGTCGCACAGGTGCTGCACGCGGTCGCGCTCGCGACGGATGCGCCCCCTCAGGATTCAGGAACGCGCGCCTAA
- a CDS encoding MFS transporter, which yields MASQATEETATGPWYRGATKNQWRAFAGAYMGWMLDVMDLIIFSFVITYVIAEFDADAGVAGLVASATLIASAFGGIVFGFIADRIGRTKSMMLSILCYSIGTLLCGFAPNLQMLFVFRIIVGLGVGGEWGAGAALVSETWPARHRGKVMAWVQSAFATGYALAAIVAAIAIPLGGWRWAFFVGVIPAVLAFWVRHNTEEPQIWKDSKRVSAKGAVKKLFAEHPKAVLACLGFTAAASCGYWGLFTWIPSYLATPVAEGGQGLDLLKSTTWIVIMQVGAAAGFISFGYISDRIGRRKTFMSFFAAAAIMVPVFMFIQGDVAIIIFGAIMAFVGTGFYSGFGPTFAELFPTEIRAFAQGFIYNTGRAISAAAPAMVGFLSIAYGPTWALASTAGFYLLAAVLVFFFLPETKGKMLESDSVKTEAVATA from the coding sequence ATGGCATCCCAGGCCACTGAAGAGACCGCGACAGGTCCCTGGTACCGCGGAGCGACCAAGAACCAGTGGCGTGCCTTCGCGGGCGCCTACATGGGCTGGATGCTCGACGTGATGGACCTCATCATCTTCTCGTTCGTCATCACCTACGTGATCGCCGAATTCGATGCGGATGCTGGGGTCGCCGGTCTCGTCGCATCCGCCACCCTCATCGCATCAGCGTTCGGCGGCATCGTCTTCGGCTTCATCGCTGACCGCATAGGCCGCACGAAATCCATGATGCTGAGCATCCTCTGCTACTCGATCGGAACCCTGCTGTGCGGTTTCGCACCTAACCTGCAGATGCTCTTCGTCTTCCGCATCATCGTGGGGCTCGGCGTGGGTGGCGAATGGGGCGCCGGGGCCGCGCTCGTCTCCGAGACGTGGCCCGCCCGCCACCGCGGCAAGGTCATGGCGTGGGTTCAGAGCGCCTTCGCGACCGGCTACGCGCTCGCCGCCATCGTCGCCGCGATCGCGATCCCGCTCGGCGGCTGGCGCTGGGCGTTCTTCGTGGGCGTGATCCCCGCCGTGCTCGCGTTCTGGGTGCGCCACAACACGGAGGAGCCGCAGATCTGGAAGGACTCCAAGCGCGTCAGCGCCAAGGGTGCCGTCAAGAAGCTCTTCGCCGAACATCCGAAGGCCGTGCTCGCGTGCCTCGGCTTCACGGCCGCGGCGTCGTGCGGATACTGGGGCCTCTTCACCTGGATCCCGAGCTACCTCGCTACGCCCGTCGCCGAGGGCGGCCAGGGTCTCGACCTGCTGAAGTCGACCACCTGGATCGTGATCATGCAGGTGGGTGCCGCCGCTGGCTTCATCAGCTTTGGCTACATCTCCGACCGCATCGGCCGCCGCAAGACCTTCATGTCATTCTTCGCCGCCGCCGCGATCATGGTGCCCGTCTTCATGTTCATCCAAGGGGATGTCGCGATCATCATCTTCGGAGCGATCATGGCGTTCGTCGGCACCGGCTTCTACAGCGGGTTCGGCCCCACCTTCGCCGAGCTGTTCCCGACCGAGATCCGGGCCTTCGCGCAGGGCTTCATCTACAACACGGGCCGCGCCATCAGCGCTGCGGCACCCGCGATGGTCGGATTCCTGTCGATCGCATACGGACCGACGTGGGCGCTCGCCAGCACCGCCGGCTTCTACCTGCTCGCCGCCGTGCTCGTCTTCTTCTTCCTTCCCGAGACGAAGGGCAAGATGCTCGAGAGCGACTCCGTCAAGACTGAGGCCGTCGCGACAGCGTAA